TGTCGTCGCGGGCGTCGAAGGTCAGTTCGACCCGGCCCAGATGACCCGGATCCAGCTTGAGCACGACCTTCTCGCCACCGGTGAGATCCTCCAGGCGGGTCGCCGTGAAGCGGGCGACCTGGTGACGGATGTCGGCGGCGCGGTCGGTCCCGGGCGCGGTGAAGCGGGCGCCTTCGGGACGGGCCGTGAGGGTGCGGGCCGAGCGGTCGGCGGCGGTGTCGGTGGTCGGGTCCGGCGCGCCGTCGCCGGCGGCCTCGCCATCGCCGGCCCCGGCGGGGTCGACGGTGTTCTGCCCGGATGCGGCATCCGTCGACGCGGCAGGCGCGGCGGCGGCGGGGTCGTCGCCCGACGGCGCGACGGCCGGCTGGTCGGTCGGTGCGG
The genomic region above belongs to bacterium and contains:
- a CDS encoding flagellar hook-length control protein FliK; its protein translation is APTDQPAVAPSGDDPAAAAPAASTDAASGQNTVDPAGAGDGEAAGDGAPDPTTDTAADRSARTLTARPEGARFTAPGTDRAADIRHQVARFTATRLEDLTGGEKVVLKLDPGHLGRVELTFDARDDRLAVTIVASSTEAEAALRENTRDLTDRIVERSARFSHVDVRVEGRESTDTRQDARQEQRQDDRSDGRRDQGQKDGERDGHHERQERSGHERRMRENWESVMNWELAGPAGEEG